The stretch of DNA GCGCCGGCATCGCGCTGTGGCGCAAGATGGCTGCCCTGGACCAGCGCGCGCCGATTGAGGTTCTATCGACCCACCCGGGCGGAGAGAGCCGCATTCGGGACATGGAAAGAAATATGAACCTGCTGCTGCCGGTGTACGCGCGCGCCAAGGGCACCACCGTCGCTAAGCTGCCGCCTTACCAGACCAATGTCGCCCTGCGTTGATGGCCGCTGTGAATGAGTAAAGGCAGGAAAGGGCACCAGGCCGAAGCCAACGCCTATGTTCCCTTGCCGGTGCGCGACGGGGTCGCGCCCAGCTACCTGTGGATCACCGAGACCCGGGCGGGCGGCATGCTGCGCTTTCTGGCCGAGCGCTTTCCCGACGTGCCGGAAGCCGCCTGGGCGCGGCGCCTGGCGCGCGGCGAGATCGTCGATGCGAAAGGGGCGGCGCTCGCCGCCGACAGCCCCGTGCGCCAGGGCATGCGCATCTGGTACTACCGCGAGCTGGAGCAAGCCGAAACCCCGATCCCCTTCCGGGAGCGGGTGCTGTTCCAGGACGAGCACCTGCTGGTGGCCGACAAGCCGCACTTCCTGCCGACCATTCCGACCGGCCGCTTCCTGCACGAGACCCTCCTGGTGCGCCTCAAGAAGCAATATGATTTGCCGCACCTGGTGCCGATCCACCGGCTCGACCGCGAGACCGCGGGGGTGGTGATCTTCTCGCACAACCCGGCATCGCGCGGGGCCTACCAGTCGATGTTCCAGAAGCGGGTGGTGAACAAGGTCTACGAGGCGCTGGCGGGCCCGATCGAGGGGAGGGCATTCCCCTTCACCTACCGCAGCCGCATGCAGGATGCGGAGCAGTTTTTCGTGAGCGAGGAAGTGCCGGGGGAACCGAATTCGGAAACCCTGATCGAGCTGATCGAGCGGCGCGGCGACGTGGCGCACTACCGGCTGCACCCGCACACCGGCCGCAAGCACCAGCTGCGCCTGCACCTGTCGGCGCTCGGCGCGCCGATCCTGAACGACGCCTTCTATCCGGTGGCGCTGCCGTGCAAGGGAGACGATTTCAGCGCGCCGCTGCAGCTGCTGGCGCGTTCGATCGCCTTCGAGGATCCACTGAGCGGCCAGCCGCGCCGCTTCGAGAGCGGCTTCCGGCTCGACTGGCCTCCAGGATGTAGAACCTGATCTTCTAAATCGGGCTTAACTATTAGAGATCGTAATCAATGATGAGCGGGGCGTGATCGCTGAACTTCTCATCCTTGTAGATCGACACCGACTTGGCGGTCGCCGCGATGCCCGGGGTGGCCACGTGGTAGTCGATGCGCCAGCCCACGTTCTTGGCATAGGCTTGGCCGCGGTTGCTCCACCAGGTGTAATCGGCGGCATCGGGCGCCAGCTTGCGGTGCACGTCCACCAGGCCGATCTCGTCGAAGATGCGGGTCATCCAGGCGCGCTCTTCCGGCAGGAAGCCGGAATTCTTCTGGTTGCTCTTCCAGTTCTTGAGGTCGATTTCCTTGTGCGCGATGTTCCAGTCGCCACAGATCACGACTTCGCGGCCTTCCGCTTTCAGCTCCTGCAAGTGAGGCAGGAACACCTCCATGAAGCGGAACTTGGCCAGCTGACGCTCCGGCGACGAGGAGCCGGACGGGCAATACACCGAGATCACGGTCAGGTTGCCGAAATCGCAGCGGGTGTAGCGGCCTTCGGCGTCGAATTCCATGCAGCCGAAGCCGATGCGCTTGTTGTCCGGCGCGACGCGGCTGTAGACGCCGGTGCCCGAATACCCCTTCTTCTCCGCGTAGTGGAAGTGGCCGTGGTAGCCGTGGGGCGCGAGGAATTCCTCGGTCATGTCGGCCTGTTGCGCCTTCAGTTCCTGCACGCAGATGAAATCGGCGGACTGGGTGGCGAGCCAGTTGAAGAAACCTTTCTTGTGGGCGGAACGGATACCGTTCAGGTTCGCGGAGATAATTCGTGGCATGGATCTGGTCAAGGTAACAATGCGGAGCGACGCGGCAGGGCGGCGCGGGAGCGCGACAGTGTAGCGTGTTTTGCCGGACGCCGGAATGGCCCGACAAGGACGTTACAATACGTGCTTTCGAAATTTTGGGAGAAGCACGTGAGCGATCTGCGCCAGGAGTTTATTTCGTTTTCGGTGAAGGCCGAGGTATTGCGCTTCGGTGAATTCACCACCAAGGCCGGGCGCCAGTCGCCGTACTTCTTCAACGCCGGCCTGTTCCATGACGGCGCGACCCTGGGCCAGCTGGCCCAGTTCTACGCCCAGACCCTGCTCGATTCGGGCGTGCAGTTCGACATGCTGTTCGGCCCGGCCTACAAGGGCATCACCCTGGCCAGCGCGACCGCGGTGGCGCTGGCCGCCAAGGGCCGCAACACCTCCTTCGCCTACAACCGCAAGGAAGCCAAGGACCACGGCGAAGGCGGCACCATCGTCGGTGCCAAGCTGGCGGGGAAGGTCGTGATCATCGACGACGTGATCTCGGCGGGCACCTCGGTGCGCGAATCGGTCGACATGATCCGCGCCGCCGGCGCCGAACCGGCCGCCGTGCTGATCGCCCTGGACCGCATGGAGCGTTCCGGCAAGGACGGCGCGCTGTCCGAACATTCGGCGGTGCAGCAGGTGTCGAAGGAATTCGGCATCCCGGTGATCTCGATCGCCAACCTGGACGACCTGTTCACCTATCTCTCGAACGCGGGCGGCGCCGAGCTGGGCGCGCACAAGGATGCGGTGGCGGCCTATCGCACGCGCTACGGCGTCTGACATGCGTAGGGTGGGCGGCTCCATCCGGCACCATGCGTCACAATGGTAGGTGCGCCGCCCACGCGGTGATCGTTCGCAGCAAGATCATCCGGTGCGCGAGCGGAGCCGTTAGCAATCACCGCGTGGGCGGCGTCGACGCCAAGAGCTGATCAGCACATTGGGGGGAGCCGCCCACCCTACAAAAAAACCGGAGCCGCAGCTCCGGTTTCCTGGTTGGCAGGCTTGAAAACTCAGCCGGCCAGCTTCTTCTTCAGCAGATCGGTCACCTGGGCCGGATTGGCCTTGCCCTTCGAGGCCTTCATGGTCTGGCCGATCAGGGCATTGATCGCAGCTTCCTTGCCGGCGCGGTATTGCTCCACCGACTTGGCATTGGCCGCCAGCACCTCGTCGACGATTGCTTCCAGCGCGCCCGTGTCCGAGATCTGCTTCAGGCCCTTCTGCTCGATCACGGTGTCGGCCAGATTGGCGTCTTCCGATTGCGCTTCCCACATGGCGGCAAAGACTTCCTTGCCGGCCTTGTTCGAGATGGTGCCGTCGGCGATGCGCTTAAGCAAGAGGGCCAGTTGGGCGGCGCTCACCGGCGACTGGTCCAGCTCCACGCCTTCGCGGTTCAGGGTCGACGCGACGTCGCCCATCATCCAGTTGGCGGCGGCTTTCGCGTTCTCCTTGCCGGCCGCAAGCACCACGGCCTCGTAGTAGGTCGCCATCGCCTTGGACGAGGTCAGCACCAGGCTGTCGTATTCCGGCAGGCCGTATTCGCCGGTGAAGCGGGCGCGCAGGGCGCCCGGCAGTTCCGGCATGTCGGCTTTCACGCGCTCGATCCAGTCCTGGCCGATCACCAGGGGAGGCAGGTCCGGGTCCGGGAAGTAGCGGTAGTCCTGCGCGTCTTCCTTGGTGCGCATGGAGCGGGTTTCCTTCTTGTCCGGGTCCCACAGGCGGGTCGCCTGGATCACCTTGCCGCCATCCTCGATCAGCTCGATCTGGCGCCGCACTTCGTAATGGATCGCCTCTTCCATGAAGCGGAAGGAGTTCAGGTTCTTGATCTCGCAGCGGGTGCCGAATTCCTTCTGGCCCATCGGGCGCACCGAGACGTTGACGTCGCAGCGGAAGGAGCCTTCCTGCATGTTGCCGTCGCAGACGCCCAGCCACACGACCAGCGAGTGCAGGGCTTTGGCGTAGGCCACCGCTTCGGCGGCGCTGCGCATCTCCGGCTCGGACACGATCTCGAGCAGCGGGGTGCCGGCGCGGTTCAGGTCGATGCCGCTCATGCCGGCATAGTCCTCGTGCAGCGACTTGCCCGCATCCTCTTCCAGGTGGGCGCGGGTCAGGTTGACGGTCTTGGTCTCCAGCTTGCCGTCCTTCTCGTAGGCGAAGCTGATGGTGCCGCCCTGGACCACCGGGTCCTCGAACTGGCTGATCTGGTAGCCCTTCGGCAGGTCAGGGTAGAAGTAGTTCTTGCGGGCGAACACCGACTGCGGGGCGATTTTCGCGCCCACGGCCAGGCCGAAGCGGATCGCGCGCTCGACGGCGCCGCGGTTCAGGACCGGCAGCACGCCCGGCAGCGCCAGGTCGACCGGGCTGGCCTGGGTGTTCGGCTCGGCGCCGAAGCGGATCGAGCTGCCGCTGAAGATTTTCGAATTGGTCGTGAGCTGCACGTGGTTCTCAAGACCGATGACGACTTCCCATTGCATATCTGTTCTCTCTTTATTCTGTGGCTGCGCTGGCGGTAGTTGAACGCGCGGACGGCGAAGCCGTCCACCCTACGATTCAAACGCCTTCCGGGGTACGCTGGTGCCAGTCGGTCACTTGCTGGTACTGGTGCGCGATGTTCAGCAGCTTGGCTTCGTTGAAGTAGTTGCCAATGATCTGCAGGCCGACCGGACGCTTGGCGTTCTTTTCCCCCTGGCCGAAACCGACCGGGATCGACATGCCGGGCAGGCCCGCCAGGCTGGTCGACAGGGTGTAGATGTCGGCCAGGTAGTTCGCCACCGGGTCGTTCGCCTTCGAACCGAGATCCCAGGCCACCGTCGGCGCCACCGGGCCCATGATCACGTCGCACTTGTCGGCGAATGCGGCCTGGAAGTCGTCCGCGATCAGGCGGCGGATCTTCTGCGCCTGCACGTAGTAGGCGTCGTAGTAGCCGTGGCACAGTACGTAGGTGCCAACCATGATGCGGCGCTGGACCTCGCGCCCGAAGCCTTCGGCGCGGGTTTTGCGGTACATGTCCTGCAGATCCTTGTACTCGCTGGCGCGGTGGCCGTAGCGCACGCCGTCGAAGCGCGACAGGTTCGACGAGGCTTCGGCCGGGGCGATGATGTAATAGGTCGGGATCGACAGGGCGGTCTTGGGCAGCGAAATCTCGACCAGCGAGGCGCCCAGCTTGACGAATTCGTCCAGCGCGCCGCGCACCGCGGCTTCCACGTCGCTTGCCAGGCCTTCGCCGAAGTATTCCTTCGGCACGCCGATCCGCAGGCCGGTCAGGGGCTTGTTCAGGTCGCGGGTGTAGTCCTCGGCGACGTTGCCTTGCTCGACCGTCAGGCTGGTCGAATCGCGCTCGTCGAAACCGATCATGTCGTTCAGCAGCAGGGCGCAATCCTCGGCGGTCTGGGCGATCGGGCCGCCCTGGTCCAGCGAGGAAGCGAAGGCGATCATGCCGAAGCGCGACACGCGGCCGTAGGTCGGCTTGATGCCGGTGACGCCGCAGAAGGCGGCCGGCTGGCGGATCGAGCCGCCGGTGTCGGTGGCGGTGGCGGCCGGCGCCAGGCGCGCGGCGATCGCGGCGGCCGAGCCGCCCGAGGAGCCGCCCGGCACCGCCAGCGGATCCCAGGGATTCGTCACAGAGCCGAAGGCCGAGTTCTCGTTGGCCGAGCCCATCGCGAATTCGTCGAGGTTGACCTTGCCCAGGGTGACCATGCCGGCGCGGCCGAAGCGCTCGACCACGGTGGCGTCGAAGGGGCTTTCATAATTGGCCAGCATCTTCGAGCCGGCCGTTGTGCGCCAGCCACGGGTGACAAAGATGTCCTTGTGGGCGATCGGCACGCCGGTCAGGGTGCCGGCCGAACCGTCGGCGATGCGGGCATCGGCGCTGGCGGCTTGCGCCAGGGTGCGTTCGCGGTCCAGGTGCAGGAAGGCGTTGTGGCTGCTCGCTTCGATGCGATCCAGGTAGTGCGTGGCGAGTTCGACGCTCGAGACCTGCTTCGATTGCAGGAGCGCGGACAGCTCTTTGATGGTCTTGTTGTGCATTGCGTGTCTCTTGAGAAGCGGGTTGCGTGGATTACTCGATGACCTTCGGCACCAGGTACAGGCCGTCCTGGGCCTTCGGCGCCGGCGCCTGGTAGTCCTCGCGGCGGTTCTCTTCGGTGACCACGTCGTCGCGCAGGCGCAGCGGCAGCGCCATGATGCTTGCCAAGGGCTGCGACAAGGGGGCGACACCGGTCGTGTCCACCGCCTGCATCTGCTCGGCCAGGGCGAAGATGCCGTTCAGCTCGGCCAGCGCGGTTTCCGCGTGGGCATCAATCATTTCGAGCTGGGCCAGGTTGGCGATGCGTTTTACGTCTGAAAGTGTCAGGGACATGGCAAAGGCGCGGCCTTCCAGCCGCGTGCAAAATATGGTTGGGCTAATAACGAAAGT from Massilia varians encodes:
- the gatB gene encoding Asp-tRNA(Asn)/Glu-tRNA(Gln) amidotransferase subunit GatB, with protein sequence MQWEVVIGLENHVQLTTNSKIFSGSSIRFGAEPNTQASPVDLALPGVLPVLNRGAVERAIRFGLAVGAKIAPQSVFARKNYFYPDLPKGYQISQFEDPVVQGGTISFAYEKDGKLETKTVNLTRAHLEEDAGKSLHEDYAGMSGIDLNRAGTPLLEIVSEPEMRSAAEAVAYAKALHSLVVWLGVCDGNMQEGSFRCDVNVSVRPMGQKEFGTRCEIKNLNSFRFMEEAIHYEVRRQIELIEDGGKVIQATRLWDPDKKETRSMRTKEDAQDYRYFPDPDLPPLVIGQDWIERVKADMPELPGALRARFTGEYGLPEYDSLVLTSSKAMATYYEAVVLAAGKENAKAAANWMMGDVASTLNREGVELDQSPVSAAQLALLLKRIADGTISNKAGKEVFAAMWEAQSEDANLADTVIEQKGLKQISDTGALEAIVDEVLAANAKSVEQYRAGKEAAINALIGQTMKASKGKANPAQVTDLLKKKLAG
- the gatA gene encoding Asp-tRNA(Asn)/Glu-tRNA(Gln) amidotransferase subunit GatA, translating into MHNKTIKELSALLQSKQVSSVELATHYLDRIEASSHNAFLHLDRERTLAQAASADARIADGSAGTLTGVPIAHKDIFVTRGWRTTAGSKMLANYESPFDATVVERFGRAGMVTLGKVNLDEFAMGSANENSAFGSVTNPWDPLAVPGGSSGGSAAAIAARLAPAATATDTGGSIRQPAAFCGVTGIKPTYGRVSRFGMIAFASSLDQGGPIAQTAEDCALLLNDMIGFDERDSTSLTVEQGNVAEDYTRDLNKPLTGLRIGVPKEYFGEGLASDVEAAVRGALDEFVKLGASLVEISLPKTALSIPTYYIIAPAEASSNLSRFDGVRYGHRASEYKDLQDMYRKTRAEGFGREVQRRIMVGTYVLCHGYYDAYYVQAQKIRRLIADDFQAAFADKCDVIMGPVAPTVAWDLGSKANDPVANYLADIYTLSTSLAGLPGMSIPVGFGQGEKNAKRPVGLQIIGNYFNEAKLLNIAHQYQQVTDWHQRTPEGV
- a CDS encoding exodeoxyribonuclease III, coding for MPRIISANLNGIRSAHKKGFFNWLATQSADFICVQELKAQQADMTEEFLAPHGYHGHFHYAEKKGYSGTGVYSRVAPDNKRIGFGCMEFDAEGRYTRCDFGNLTVISVYCPSGSSSPERQLAKFRFMEVFLPHLQELKAEGREVVICGDWNIAHKEIDLKNWKSNQKNSGFLPEERAWMTRIFDEIGLVDVHRKLAPDAADYTWWSNRGQAYAKNVGWRIDYHVATPGIAATAKSVSIYKDEKFSDHAPLIIDYDL
- the gatC gene encoding Asp-tRNA(Asn)/Glu-tRNA(Gln) amidotransferase subunit GatC, with protein sequence MSLTLSDVKRIANLAQLEMIDAHAETALAELNGIFALAEQMQAVDTTGVAPLSQPLASIMALPLRLRDDVVTEENRREDYQAPAPKAQDGLYLVPKVIE
- a CDS encoding pseudouridine synthase, yielding MSKGRKGHQAEANAYVPLPVRDGVAPSYLWITETRAGGMLRFLAERFPDVPEAAWARRLARGEIVDAKGAALAADSPVRQGMRIWYYRELEQAETPIPFRERVLFQDEHLLVADKPHFLPTIPTGRFLHETLLVRLKKQYDLPHLVPIHRLDRETAGVVIFSHNPASRGAYQSMFQKRVVNKVYEALAGPIEGRAFPFTYRSRMQDAEQFFVSEEVPGEPNSETLIELIERRGDVAHYRLHPHTGRKHQLRLHLSALGAPILNDAFYPVALPCKGDDFSAPLQLLARSIAFEDPLSGQPRRFESGFRLDWPPGCRT
- the pyrE gene encoding orotate phosphoribosyltransferase; translation: MSDLRQEFISFSVKAEVLRFGEFTTKAGRQSPYFFNAGLFHDGATLGQLAQFYAQTLLDSGVQFDMLFGPAYKGITLASATAVALAAKGRNTSFAYNRKEAKDHGEGGTIVGAKLAGKVVIIDDVISAGTSVRESVDMIRAAGAEPAAVLIALDRMERSGKDGALSEHSAVQQVSKEFGIPVISIANLDDLFTYLSNAGGAELGAHKDAVAAYRTRYGV